The Bacillota bacterium genome includes a window with the following:
- a CDS encoding SDR family oxidoreductase, with protein MNFYGKTVVVTGGGQGIGRVICRSFAKEGAKVIIADIDEEAGQENEEYINKNGGEAIFIKTNVALEEDVRNLFKHVSEKYGRVDVLINNAGIGAGGTIFTRSMDEWDRVIAVNLRGTYMCSRYAAELMAKKGGGAIINISSTRALMSEPNTEPYSASKGGILALTHSLAVSLGEYGIRVNSICPGWIEVSEHKKSSKVFKPELREIDHKQHPAGRVGKAEDIAAACMFLASDEAGFITGANLNVDGGMTVKMIYAK; from the coding sequence ATGAATTTTTACGGAAAAACGGTGGTTGTAACGGGAGGAGGCCAGGGAATAGGCCGGGTTATCTGCAGGTCATTTGCAAAAGAGGGAGCGAAGGTAATAATTGCGGATATTGATGAAGAGGCAGGGCAGGAAAATGAAGAGTATATAAATAAAAATGGCGGCGAAGCCATTTTTATAAAAACCAATGTGGCTCTGGAAGAGGATGTAAGAAATTTGTTTAAGCATGTCAGCGAAAAGTATGGAAGGGTGGATGTCCTCATAAATAATGCAGGAATCGGAGCAGGCGGCACTATATTTACAAGGAGTATGGATGAATGGGATAGGGTAATTGCCGTAAATTTAAGGGGTACATATATGTGTTCCAGGTATGCTGCCGAACTGATGGCGAAAAAGGGGGGTGGAGCCATTATAAATATCTCTTCTACCAGGGCTCTAATGTCTGAACCGAATACAGAACCTTATTCGGCATCAAAAGGTGGTATTTTGGCCCTGACTCATTCTCTGGCGGTAAGCCTTGGCGAATATGGGATAAGGGTTAACTCCATATGCCCAGGATGGATTGAAGTGTCTGAGCACAAAAAAAGCTCAAAGGTATTCAAACCGGAGTTAAGGGAGATTGACCACAAACAGCATCCCGCGGGTAGGGTTGGAAAGGCTGAAGATATTGCAGCGGCCTGCATGTTTCTTGCGTCAGATGAAGCGGGTTTTATTACCGGCGCAAACCTGAATGTTGACGGCGGAATGACTGTTAAAATGATTTATGCAAAATAG
- a CDS encoding DUF3794 domain-containing protein, translating to MANIVRDLIEISGIADAFPSCPRAFTEMSVMENLKIPDLKPEAEQILKVIAEVNVLSKRIVETPIGKSSSGLISTGAKLIVELNIREKIVYIANEPSQPVHAFENEKIVSSYIVLPKISLPLTPGLPDIIAVEAFIEDIFVKLTDKRDIFKNITIFLNASSSLFN from the coding sequence ATGGCCAATATAGTAAGGGACCTGATAGAAATTTCGGGAATAGCAGATGCTTTTCCATCATGTCCGAGAGCATTTACTGAAATGTCGGTGATGGAAAACCTCAAGATACCCGATCTGAAGCCAGAAGCCGAACAAATATTAAAAGTTATCGCAGAAGTCAATGTACTTAGTAAAAGAATTGTTGAAACTCCAATTGGGAAAAGTTCATCAGGGCTAATATCTACTGGTGCAAAGCTTATTGTAGAATTAAATATACGGGAAAAAATAGTATACATAGCCAATGAACCTTCACAGCCTGTACACGCATTTGAAAATGAAAAGATTGTAAGTTCATACATAGTTTTACCAAAAATATCACTACCGTTAACTCCTGGTTTACCTGACATAATAGCGGTTGAAGCTTTCATCGAAGACATATTTGTAAAGCTGACGGACAAAAGAGATATTTTTAAAAACATTACAATTTTTCTTAATGCATCGAGTTCACTATTTAACTAA
- a CDS encoding DUF3794 domain-containing protein → MASVLRNLVEIVGIADQFPTAPTNFTQIAIAETLRLPDTKPDIEQITKVTIDTVIISTNVVATPIGTAVGGSILTGAKLIVEGKLRQKIEYVANEPTQSVHAAEFETPFSTFVVIPLPVLPITPQLALKYPVEAFIEDVYINQVDARTIFKNVTVFLNVTILP, encoded by the coding sequence ATGGCTTCTGTATTAAGAAATTTGGTAGAGATTGTGGGAATAGCAGATCAATTTCCAACAGCTCCAACAAACTTTACCCAGATTGCTATCGCAGAAACACTCAGATTGCCTGATACAAAACCAGACATTGAACAAATTACAAAAGTAACAATTGATACTGTTATAATCAGTACCAACGTGGTAGCAACACCTATCGGCACTGCAGTAGGTGGTTCGATACTCACGGGAGCAAAATTAATAGTAGAAGGTAAGCTACGCCAAAAAATAGAATATGTAGCTAATGAGCCCACGCAGTCTGTTCATGCGGCTGAATTCGAAACGCCTTTCAGCACCTTTGTTGTAATTCCGCTTCCGGTTCTACCTATAACTCCTCAACTGGCATTGAAATATCCTGTGGAGGCATTTATTGAAGACGTTTATATCAATCAGGTAGATGCCAGAACTATATTCAAAAATGTCACTGTCTTTTTGAATGTGACGATTTTACCGTGA
- a CDS encoding DUF3794 domain-containing protein — protein sequence MANVVRDLVEIVGIADNFPTAPVAFAQFSVMEKLVIPDAKPDIEQILKVLIEAHITSTRIVITPVGTSTAGLILTGSKLVVEGIVKQKITYVAATPEQAIHAAEFDLPFSTFMVLPTLTVPITPGIVNQINVEPFIEDVYVNLENPRTILKNVTLFLNATSALFA from the coding sequence ATGGCTAATGTTGTTAGGGATCTAGTGGAAATTGTAGGTATTGCTGATAACTTTCCAACAGCACCCGTAGCATTTGCACAATTTTCTGTAATGGAAAAACTAGTAATACCCGATGCAAAACCAGATATAGAGCAGATTTTAAAGGTCCTCATTGAAGCGCATATAACGAGTACGCGCATTGTTATTACTCCAGTAGGTACGTCAACAGCAGGATTGATATTAACTGGCTCAAAACTTGTAGTTGAAGGTATTGTAAAACAGAAGATAACTTATGTTGCGGCCACACCAGAGCAAGCAATCCATGCTGCTGAATTTGATTTACCATTCAGTACCTTCATGGTATTGCCTACGCTCACTGTGCCGATTACCCCCGGAATAGTAAACCAAATTAATGTAGAACCCTTTATTGAGGATGTATATGTGAATTTAGAGAACCCGCGGACTATACTAAAAAATGTAACTTTATTTTTAAATGCTACCAGTGCATTATTTGCATAA